A DNA window from Aquarana catesbeiana isolate 2022-GZ linkage group LG01, ASM4218655v1, whole genome shotgun sequence contains the following coding sequences:
- the LOC141107380 gene encoding thymosin beta-10-like has product MADKPDLKEIDSFDKSKLKKTETQEKNPLPTKEEIEQEKQGFN; this is encoded by the exons ATGGCAGACAAACCGGACCTGAAAGAGATCGACAGTTTCGACAAGTCAAAGCTGAAGAAAACCGAGACACAAGAGAAGAACCCCCTGCCTACAAAAGAGG AAATTGAACAGGAAAAGCAAGGCTTTAATTAG